In Saccopteryx leptura isolate mSacLep1 chromosome 9, mSacLep1_pri_phased_curated, whole genome shotgun sequence, the genomic window ttttagcgcctgaggctgatgtgctcgaaccaactgagccactatctacaagaggggaagagggaaagaagaaggagagggaggggaagagaagcatatggtcgcttctcttttgtgccctgactgggaatcggatCTGGGacgttcatatgccaggccaatgctctatccactgggcaagACAGggctacaaaattttttttttaacgtatATTGTTTTACTGGACTCTCCAGTCGTATTTGTCTGATATGTCCTCAAGGAATAAACCTTTCAATTATAATCTCATACATTCTCAGGACTTAACACTTTGTTTTTGTTGATGCTTCAAAATGGGCTTGATCATATTTTTCCTACCTTTACTCTAGTCTTTTAGAAATTCTACACCTATTTTGTGACAATATGTTGGATGTGAAATTCACTAACTTTcctagtttttggggttttttttttataggtacagagagtcagagagagggatagataggaacagacagacaggaacagagagaggtgagaagcatcaatcatcagtttttcgttgtgataccttagttgttcattgattgctttttcatatatgccttgaccgcgagccttcagcagaccgagtaacctcttgcttgagccagcaaccttgggtccaagctggtgagtttttgtttaagccagatgagcccatgctcaagctggcgacctcagggtctcgaacctgggtcctctgcatcccagtccaacgctctatccactgcgccacagcctgatcaggcactTTCCTAgttcttaaaatcttttttattatctatttctaACTGTTCCTACTTGATATCCACATGATTCTTTTCTCCTTGTCATCATCTTTTATGATTCTCTTTACAATTTGTGTTGTTTATCAGCCTATGAAATATATCTACATCATCCCATATTTCATTTCTCATTGACATTATACAAATTAGCAATATCTTATTTTGTCTTAATTATTGTAATTGAAGTTTAACTTTGCTATCATTTTTCATAGTCTTTTaaatttctagtttcttttctgACAAGATATATCACTTGTtacctatttattttcttatatgaaattgaaattctttatcatttaaggACTTAtcatttcaactttatttttctcttttgtgagaAATTCTTGCTAATTCCACTTGATTCGGTCTTCTAACTTTTCTTTAAAGATGTAGGATTTGTCATAATATCCATATTTTTCATAGCGTTGTGTTCCCTTTTCAAAAACTATGGATCTTTTGGTTCAGTCTTGAGATTTATTCTCCATGAACTACTTTACTACTCCACATTATATTCACtggttttttttctgtgaattccCTTGCTATTCACAAATTATAACACACATAGTACTTGGATATGATTATGTAGTTTTACATAGTTTATACTTAAGTATTCCTTCCTTCAATGATAAGATCCCCTGTTTCAGTCTTCTTTGCTGTAGGATATAGCCTGTTAGGTATTTCGTAGTTGTGTCATAAAGTGTATGTGGAGCTATCCAGGAGAGATATCTGTTTTTTCAGAAAGCATGTACTTATATGTTCCTTTCAGATATACCTGTTTAGGCCATGGCTGTATACATTGTGATGGAAGTGCTTGGTTTCTATTAAACACTGCCTGTAATACACAGTTTAGTGTACCTTTTTATGGCTGTGATTTGTCAAATATGGGAACAACCCTTAAAACTTGTTTGAATATAAAGAGTGATACTAGGGGGTGTAAGTTTTGTTTACAGGATAAATTCCTTGTATATTAGTATTGCTGGTAATGGACTCAAGGCAGAAGATTTTTTTTAGCCTAGATTTAACATTGTTCCACTAGATTTGGATGATTGCAAAGTAACAGAAGTCAAATATAGCTCTAAACTTATAAGAGAACTGAAGGTTAAAGTTGAGGAATGATCTAGAGCAGAAATGAACAACTCATCTGGAGTTAGGGGATGTTACTGTATTAGGGAAGTCACTTGAACAGTCTTTCTTTAAACCTGAAAGAGTAAGTCAACAATTGAAATGAAAGATAGTTATAATTGATAGTCATGAGAGTTTTTTAATGGAACAGTTCTAAAAGAATTGATAGTAATAGTCTGATATACCAGTGAATAAACCCCTAGTTTACTTTACATTTTCTGTTGTATTTTCGTAGTTCTTTGTCACAAGACAAAATTATTCCCAGCTATATGGAGTGTTAGGCCTAGACTGTAGGACAGTTTTCCTAAACACTAGGAAATTAATTGATGCTTGTAATTATTAATTGATTGCTACAAGGATGGGAATGATAGAACAATGGGCAGTGTTTTACCTTGCAGTCTAGGGgtaataaataaaagtgtagGCTCTGATCTGTGTCCTCCAGAACTAATTCTTCCTCTAATATTTTCCCTATAAAATGTATTAATCTTGTCCATCTTACTTAAAAGATTCAATTCATTGCCTCTGAATCAACCTATTTAAGCATCAATCCCTCTTCCAccatttttatcttctctttacTGATTCTTGTGTTTGGTCCACTTTATGTATGAAGTTCTGGTGCAAAGTGGAAAACTTACTAGCAttcattgcttatttttaaaatttcttttccacACCAAAGCAGAAATTTTACTTTGCTACTGTGTCCAAGGCAGGGAGTAATTTGGGTCtttttggactttatatattataataatccccagtttaattcatttttataacaagATTGGGAAAATTCataagttgttatttttttttctagaaaaaaactggaaagccgAAGATTTTTTAGTGAATTTCAAGAAACACCAAGATAAGTATTCTAGATCAGTCCTATTCATCAGTCACAAAAAACTGATTAAAGAGAACAGTAATGGATATGACAAGACATTTTCTTTAAGCAAAAACCCTATATATTCAGAAAATCTCATTCCTGAATATGACAgtcatggaaatatttttaaaaatgtttcagaatTAATCATTAGTAATCTAAGTCCTGCAAGAAAGAGGCATAGTGAATATAATGGATATGAGAAATCACTCTTCAGTACTAAACCAGAGACACGTCACTATGGAGTCAAATCCAATCAGCATGGTAGGGCTCTCAGTCATAATGAAGTGCTTATGCAATATCATAAATTGGAAATGCCAGCACAGTCATTTGGATATAATAACTGTGAGAAATTATTGCTTAAAAAAGGTTTACTTACACACCGTAGAGCTTATGGAAATGAAAACTGGTCTGAATGTGATAAAAGGAGACGAGCAACcaatattgaaaaaaaacacatatgCATTGAATGTGGGAAGTCCTTCTGCCGGAAGTCAGTATTGATTCTGCATCAGGGAATTCACACAGAGGAGAAACCTTATCAATGTCATCAATGTGGAAATTCATTTAGAAGGAAGTCGTATCTGATTGATCATcagagaactcacacaggagagaaaccctttGTTTGTAATGAATGTGGTAAGTCCTTCCGCCTAAAGACAGCcctcactgatcatcagagaacACATACAGGGGAGAAATCATATGAATGTCCACAATGTAGAAATGCCTTCAGATTGAAGTCACACCTCATTCGTcatcaaagaactcatacaggagagaaaccatatgagTGTAATGAATGTGGGAAGTCTTTCCGCCAGAAGACAACACTCTCTctacatcagagaattcatacaggagagaagccctatatTTGTATAGAATGTGGGAAGTCCTTTCACCAGAAGGCAAACCTTACTGTACACCAGAGAACTCATACAGGGGAAAAGCCCTATATTTGTAATGAATGTGGGAAGTCCTTCTCCCAGAAGACAACCCTTGCTCTTCATGAGAAAACTCATAATAAGGAGAAACCCTATATTTGTAATGAATGTGGAAAATCCTTCCGCCAGAAGACAACCCTTGTAGCTCATCAGAGAACACATACTGGGGAAAAATCTTATGAATGTGCTCACTGCGGGAAGGCCTTTAGAATGAAGTCATACCTCATTGATCATCacagaactcacacaggagagaaaccatatgaaTGTAATGAATGTGGAAAGTCCTTCAGTCAAAAGACAAATCTCAATctacatcagagaattcatacaggGGAAAAACCCTATATTTGTAGTGAATGTGGGAAGTCCTTTCGCCAAAAAGCAACCCTCACTGTgcatcagaaaatacatacagGTCAGAAATCCTATGAGTGTTctcagtgtgggaaagcctttagcAGAAAGTCATATCTTATTCATCATCAAcgaactcatacaggagagaaaccatacaaatgtaatGAATGTGGGAAGTGCTTCCGCCAGAAGACAAATCTCATTGTACATcagagaactcacacaggagagaaaccctatatTTGTAGTGAGTGTGGTAAATCCTTCAGTTATAAGAGAAACCTCATTGTCCATCAGAGAACTCACAAAGGAGAAAACATGGAAATGTAATAAATGATGTGATTTCCTTAGGAAGCCTTCCTTCCCAAGTTATTGTAAAACTTTAGTTTTTTTAAGCATGCTAATAAGGTAATTTTAATCACAAATGTAATAATAGTTATTAATTTAAAGTACCATACATCATAACTGTTTACTATCATAAAAATGGATATGACTATTGTTACTAAACTTTATCAGCAGTGAatctaattttttaagttttcaagttCTGCTgactcagtttattttttaatacataataCATGGAGaggcaagattttaaaaatggttataagCATTAGTCttcataacaaataaaatatgaattatattCTTCGTTGCACCTAGTGAAATAAAATGTAGTTGTTACTTCCTCAGATTATCACTTCCCTGGCTTATATATCATGAAGTAGTTTTTGCATgtctttaactttatatttttatcatacaTCATGAATTCTTTTGCATCCCTTTTCACTCAACATTCTGAAGATTCATACATTACTGCATGTGGCAGTAgtgttttcatattcattttgtatattattcaattttaagaatatattgcTCTTTATCCTCTTGatggttatttgtattttttataattttgtgttttaataaagatactgctataaatattcttgcatatattttgtatttgtttgtatgtatttctcttaattttataCTAGGACTGAAATTACTCCACCCAAGGGTGTATGTAAGCTTTTTCAGCTTATGGTGGATGCTGCCAAACATCTCAGACCTTTCTCAACATGTAATGATTTTCTTTCATGAGTAACAATTCTGATTGTAATCAATGTGGAGAAAGCTCTTTAGCAATCATTCAACTGGAGAACTCCTACTAAAAATAAATCCTTAtgatgtcataattgtgagaataTTGTTagtcatgaatatatatatggatGTCATTAATGCAGAAAGATCTTTTAACTGGCTGAAACCTTCCACAATTCTATTAGAGGGAATCCTATAGTTGTCATGATTATAAGGGTAGTTTTAGCCATAGTTTATACCTTATTCAATATCAAAGAGTTCATACTAGAGAAAGGGAGGTTAAGAAGGGACACAGGTGAGTAAAATTTGGAAGTATAGTAGTCACAATAGACACaactatgaaaaatatataaacaaccctaattaaatataataagcctatacagtggtaccttgagatactaatttaattcattctgtaaccgagctcgtaagtcagtcaagtcgtttatcaaactgccgatactggacccgtgggccaatgcaccaactagcggcagcttcccgagaCAtgacttggatctcgaacaaaaatatggaccgattctcagctcatatctttaaaaattcgtatgttggttggttcgtatctcaaggtaccactgtataaaataAGCCTTTTGTTGCTCGATTTATTTTATAGAACATGTGGATCTCTGGAAATTCCAAATGAAAACTCACTGAAGAGGTTTTGATGTTTGAGAATTGGAAATCTTCTAAAACAGTAGCATCTGTGGCATCCTTTCTATGAAAATAGTAAGCTCAGCAGCAACTTTAACGATGTGACTAACTGTTCTTCTTGAGGTTAATTTTAATCCATATTTACTACATACAATTATTGTGTGtattaaaattttgtgaaaattaaagtAAGCAGAAGGTTTTATCCCAAATTAGTAGAACTGTAAACCAGATCTAGGTAAGCACGAAAATGGTTGGTAGTtcaaatatctgacaaaatatgtTTAACAAGCCCTCTAGCCTATAGAAAGCAGCAGCAATTGCCAGTGGATAATAAATGGAAACATCCTTGTCAGTCCTGGTCTTACAGATAAGTTCAGAGCATAAAAGAACAATGAATGATGAGGGAAATCACAcatgataaaaatttaaacttgaaAGGAACATAAGATAAAAGATATCATGCCTTTTCTAACTGGACAGAACTTTGTGAAATTTAGCTTTAACTAATAATTCCTATTTATGCTTAGAGACTTTAAGAGTGTAGGCAGGATAAACACAGTAAAATAACTACAACACTTAGGTAAGATTACAGGTTCTGTATTCAGAACTATCAAAACTTAGGAATTATTTCGTTTGAGTAAGTCTATTTGTAGGTGAGCAAATACTATTATATGCCAACAGTGGTGGCCAACAAAAGAATTTTTATGATCACTGATGACCCCAAATGCAAGCCTTCCTCTTTTTCCTGGGTATATAGTAAGTGGGAGGTATGATCTAACTGCATCTGTTTGTTCTAGCTAACCCACAAAGATACTGGAAATGTGTGGTCACATTCACTTGAACATTCTATGCTTCCTTGTTTTTGCCCTCCTAGGCATTTCCACAATTGTCaccaaaatataaattatctGGTATACCTAACATGTGCTATTTTTCTTCCTGATTTGCTGATTCTTTCATGAAAATAGCCATGTTTTGTTTGCAGTAGAACATTGTACGCATAtatattacttcattttttatatgtAGGACATAACATTTATGTTTTGTAGGTTTTGTGTATGAGGCACTAGAAAGTATGGTATACTAATGTACAGTTTTTAAACAACTAAACTTATAATTACAATTATAAATTCACATATGATTAGGCTGTTTTCTTGCCTAAGAGAACTGTTAGTATAGTCCTATACTATAGGAAGTTCTATagacaagttataaaagtatttgTGTAGTAATCATTAGGTATCTCTCTATATTTATGTTCTTAGCTGTTTCCCAATATCTTAATTTTTACTCTCCTATTATAGTTACTATacccaccaaaatatatattacttacaGGAAGGAAGAAGATGTGGTGTTATTGGAAGAGACACATTGCTGAAACTGGAAAAATAACCCAAAGGTCTGGCTGCATGTCGACATGAAAACCAGTTACACACACAGGTGCTGATAAGAGGGAAAGAGTTATATTCTGATGTTTACTAACTGAAAGATGGGGGACTCCGTCCTCAAAATACCTATCTTTTTATAAGGCAGAAGGAAATGAGAATGAACAAAGGAACGGAAAGGATGGGGCtgagagttctttgctgaggGGGACTATATGCAAACCAGCTCACTGTATTCAAATAACAGGTTGAAGGCCATACATCTTCCAGAACTGGCATATCTGAAAATCCAAGTGCTTCCCTTGGTTGTTACaggaactgaagctagcaagtaGCTTATAAATTAGGGTTTTCATTTTATGAAACAAGTATCCCCAAATCTTCAGAGTCAGGTTGTCTTCTTGGCCTTGAGCAAGAATCAGAATTGCAAGCTTTAGGATGGTGGgagtgaggagaaagaggaggaggctgAGGTGCACACAGCTTCTGcctatgtttgtttattttgctcagATGTTAAACCCTTGATGTGCATCAGCCAGAGGGGACAGGCCTTTTAACTGTAGTGAGAGCTTGGTCAGAAGTGAAAGtacaggattgattatatacttttgatttgttacagaatacataactgAGATTACTGAACTAGTAATGTTGAGTCATGGTTATAAGGACAAactatttaacattttacaggaaCTTTTATAAGCTTTCTTAGTACATTCTTTAGttctattttatggctagtcagactaataGTAAATCAGcaatatagcatatttattcctGGTTACATTACTACTGTATTcattctaacaatttttttttaaattcaagccAGTCACGGACATCCTAGAGCAGACGAGAAATATCCTAaacctatttttacattttatatttctgttatttcCCAAATTCTATATTAACCCTCCCCCTGCAAGTCTCTGAAGCTTaacatatatgttttaaaatatacattatatattttatatatacaaactatatataaatatactaacaaaaatgaggggatattttattttgcttcataattcattttgaaatatcccctaatttttgtgagcagtatatataaactatatttttacatataatgtatatacttttaatgtataaaatatattatgtacataATCTCAGCTGAGGTGGAAATGAGCAATGAAGAGACATTCCACAAAGGTTTGGCCACAAAAAGTTATTCTACTTgaggggttcctgaaaaaacgCAAAGAAGTGGCAGATATGAAGTTTTCTGgataacttttgttttttaatttttagctatTCCATTTAAAGCTAAGTGtgtcaaatttaattttataaatatatacaacttttaaaaatatagccctagctaggtagttcagttggttaaagcagtggttttcaaccaccagtccatggACTGATGCCagttcaccagaaatttcatgccagtccatgACAGTCTTCATACAATAGCAGCATGGTTAACTTTCACGAATTGGACTGACATTTCTGGCAGATCagcactggtccatggaccaacagttgaaaaccactgggttagagcatcgtcctgatacaccaaggttgtgagttcaatcccaggtcagggcacatacaagaatgagcCAATGATTTGaactttccttcttttcattattttacagTTTGACAAtaagcagaaaattaaaaattaggatGGAAAaataagggagagaaaagggaaaagttaGTGCTCTCGATGAAGGGttgtaaaaattacaaaagagcCAAGTGATTATGCACAAGCTAGCAGAGAAGATATTCAACAAAAGTGAATTTGGTTatggaaagggaggaaaagatgTTGTAAAATACCCATACCTCAATTTcacgggtttacgtagagacaccaagtccagatgaattttgaaggattttattaaaggaggagatttattaaatatgctggctgcatatggctgacacaagGCATTTGCAGGCCCAAATCATGTgtcaaatacatctcagaggctggttctatacctttgatcacatacaggttgtggggagcatgacatcatggcacaagcttataacatttgtttagggaatccatagaaacattaaaacttttaaggtaacacaatcaaagacatttacaaatcttttagtatttatctcccctcttttgcctagaggtatgttactctcaggattacaggaatggagaaagaactgaaatcaatgtagggtggtatgtaaattctgtctcttattgtaaaagaaaagaagttcctcagacaacctttattctatagttaaaactaaattacc contains:
- the ZNF567 gene encoding LOW QUALITY PROTEIN: zinc finger protein 567 (The sequence of the model RefSeq protein was modified relative to this genomic sequence to represent the inferred CDS: inserted 2 bases in 1 codon), which produces MAQGSVSFKDVTVDFTWEEWQHLDPAQKTLYMDVMLENYCHLISVGCCMTKPDVILKLERGEEPWTSLTSHTRLEKNWKAEDFLVNFKKHQDKYSRSVLFISHKKLIKENSNGYDKTFSLSKNPIYSENLIPEYDSHGNIFKNVSELIISNLSPARKRHSEYNGYEKSLFSTKPETRHYGVKSNQHGRALSHNEVLMQYHKLEMPAQSFGYNNCEKLLLKKGLLTHRRAYGNENWSECDKRRRATNIEKKHICIECGKSFCRKSVLILHQGIHTEEKPYQCHQCGNSFRRKSYLIDHQRTHTGEKPFVCNECGKSFRLKTALTDHQRTHTGEKSYECPQCRNAFRLKSHLIRHQRTHTGEKPYECNECGKSFRQKTTLSLHQRIHTGEKPYICIECGKSFHQKANLTVHQRTHTGEKPYICNECGKSFSQKTTLALHEKTHNKEKPYICNECGKSFRQKTTLVAHQRTHTGEKSYECAHCGKAFRMKSYLIDHHRTHTGEKPYECNECGKSFSQKTNLNLHQRIHTGEKPYICSECGKSFRQKATLTVHQKIHTGQKSYECSQCGKAFSRKSYLIHHQRTHTGEKPYKCNECGKCFRQKTNLIVHQRTHTGEKPYICSECGKSFSYKRNLIVHQRTHXKEKTWKCNK